A single genomic interval of Streptomyces showdoensis harbors:
- a CDS encoding serine protease produces MTADLVFAVLGRQQGSGVLVAPGTVLTSAHVLAGAHSAMVVAPGQDPTRLRVVWSDDTLDAALLQGDTGGTPAPPLGTVITARPIPGCEIIGYPRIQRYDGRKPDLDQYTGTVLPMAGLLRRTLTVELDHPPVTADEDGPSPLAGLSGAPVFAGEKLLGIVRAVPRGRGHQRLECVSLTAVLADDEARQWLPAVTVATTGAHPRDDFYEEEYGEALGAAYRRTKIFGLDELGKRASEWDLDTAYLSLEATSRDREAVPAPRRIDDLLAARPRVLLRGDAGAGKTTLMWWLAAHAAAGTLGPELAELNGLVPFVVPLRSLRARGNGFPSPAELPGVAGLMIDTAPEGWAGRVLAAGRGLLLVDGLDEVTQGDREDAHAWLSGLLARYPATRCVATVRPHAVAADWLGAEDFEELTLLPLRGDDIQAFVAAWHQAARLDAGSGENLADLEHDLAQQFRHNPNLADLARTPLLCAVICALHRQREGFLPENRWELYDSALRMLLGARDERRRIDAPDGIRMTVEEHTQLLQRLAAWLVRVGQTEFTREQAEQRLERDLPGMPRVREQGSTTEILTHLVNRSGLLQERTDEVFQFAHRTFQDFLAAKEFVEDDVLPELLRHAHDQQWHDVLLLAAGHCKRRDLPVLVAGLLEAGSATRKRDLKTTLYVLAALAAQHAAWLDDSLRWRVQRAVKSVVPPRNPEQVTQLARLGEYVLPLLPGPQEASKDNMDMITGLISAIGGTTALPYARAFAEAGEAHRFASNWDTFPPEAFAREVLIHLQDQDLVSAYGSRQLRFLRELPHLKQVLVMGDLPADEIVEALGNRPLRHLSIAINGRLDTLDLLSSLDCSQLRGLLVSNCPLITRLDAIGELRNLRLLTLGNVRDTDGTLDLTPLHGLPEALAIMVSGVPAKSLLGAAALGDRLTVK; encoded by the coding sequence GTGACGGCGGACCTCGTCTTCGCGGTCCTGGGACGGCAGCAGGGCAGCGGGGTGCTCGTGGCCCCGGGGACGGTACTGACCAGCGCCCATGTCCTCGCCGGGGCCCACAGCGCCATGGTGGTGGCGCCGGGGCAGGACCCGACCCGGTTACGGGTGGTGTGGTCGGACGACACGCTCGACGCGGCGCTCCTGCAGGGCGACACGGGCGGCACCCCGGCCCCGCCGCTCGGCACGGTCATCACCGCCCGCCCGATACCCGGCTGCGAAATCATCGGCTATCCCAGGATCCAGCGGTACGACGGACGGAAGCCGGACCTCGACCAGTACACCGGCACCGTGCTGCCCATGGCCGGCCTGCTCCGCCGCACCCTGACCGTCGAACTGGACCACCCGCCCGTCACCGCCGACGAGGACGGCCCCTCCCCGCTCGCGGGCCTCTCCGGCGCACCCGTCTTCGCCGGCGAGAAGCTCCTCGGCATCGTCCGCGCCGTCCCTCGCGGCCGGGGCCACCAGCGCCTGGAATGCGTCTCCCTCACCGCCGTCCTCGCCGACGACGAGGCACGCCAGTGGCTCCCCGCCGTCACCGTGGCGACCACCGGCGCCCACCCCCGTGACGACTTCTACGAGGAGGAGTACGGCGAAGCCCTCGGCGCCGCCTACCGCCGCACCAAGATCTTCGGGCTCGACGAGCTGGGCAAGCGCGCCTCCGAATGGGACCTCGACACCGCCTACCTCTCCCTGGAGGCCACCTCCCGCGACCGGGAGGCCGTCCCCGCCCCCCGCCGCATCGACGACCTGCTCGCCGCCCGCCCCCGCGTGCTGCTCCGCGGCGACGCGGGCGCCGGGAAGACCACCCTCATGTGGTGGCTGGCCGCCCACGCCGCCGCCGGCACCCTCGGCCCGGAGCTCGCCGAGCTCAACGGCCTCGTCCCCTTCGTCGTACCGCTGCGGTCGTTGCGGGCCCGGGGCAACGGCTTCCCGTCCCCCGCCGAGCTGCCCGGCGTGGCCGGGCTCATGATCGACACGGCGCCCGAGGGGTGGGCGGGGCGGGTGCTCGCCGCCGGGCGGGGGCTGCTGCTGGTGGACGGCCTGGACGAGGTCACCCAGGGCGACCGGGAGGACGCCCACGCCTGGCTCAGCGGGCTCCTGGCCCGCTACCCCGCCACCCGCTGCGTGGCGACCGTACGCCCGCACGCCGTGGCCGCGGACTGGCTGGGCGCCGAGGACTTCGAGGAGCTGACCCTCCTCCCCCTCCGGGGCGACGACATCCAGGCCTTCGTCGCCGCGTGGCACCAGGCCGCCCGGCTCGACGCGGGCTCCGGGGAGAACCTGGCCGACCTCGAACACGATCTGGCCCAGCAGTTCCGCCACAATCCGAACCTCGCCGACCTGGCCCGCACCCCGCTCCTCTGCGCGGTGATCTGCGCCCTGCACCGCCAGCGGGAGGGCTTCCTGCCCGAGAACCGCTGGGAGCTCTACGACTCCGCGCTCAGGATGCTGCTCGGCGCCCGCGACGAACGGCGCCGCATCGACGCCCCCGACGGCATCCGCATGACGGTGGAGGAACACACCCAGCTCCTCCAGCGCCTGGCTGCGTGGCTGGTCCGCGTCGGCCAGACCGAGTTCACCCGGGAACAGGCCGAGCAACGCCTCGAGCGCGACCTGCCGGGCATGCCCCGCGTCCGGGAACAGGGGAGCACCACCGAGATCCTCACCCACCTCGTCAACCGCAGCGGTCTCCTCCAGGAGCGCACGGACGAGGTCTTCCAGTTCGCCCACCGCACCTTCCAGGACTTCCTGGCCGCGAAGGAGTTCGTCGAGGACGACGTCCTCCCGGAACTCCTCCGCCACGCCCACGACCAGCAGTGGCACGACGTCCTCCTGCTGGCCGCCGGTCACTGCAAGCGCCGCGACCTTCCGGTGCTGGTGGCGGGCCTCCTGGAGGCGGGCTCCGCGACGCGCAAGCGGGACCTGAAGACGACTCTGTACGTCCTGGCCGCGCTGGCCGCCCAGCACGCGGCGTGGCTGGACGATTCACTGAGGTGGCGCGTGCAGAGGGCGGTGAAGTCGGTGGTGCCTCCACGGAACCCGGAACAGGTGACGCAGCTGGCCCGGCTGGGCGAGTACGTGCTGCCGTTGTTGCCAGGGCCCCAAGAGGCGTCCAAGGACAACATGGACATGATCACCGGGCTGATCTCCGCGATCGGCGGGACGACCGCACTCCCCTACGCCCGCGCGTTCGCCGAGGCCGGTGAGGCACACCGGTTCGCGTCGAACTGGGACACCTTCCCGCCGGAGGCCTTCGCCCGGGAGGTCCTCATCCACCTGCAGGACCAGGACCTGGTCAGCGCCTACGGCTCACGGCAACTGCGCTTCCTGCGGGAGCTGCCCCACCTCAAGCAGGTCCTCGTCATGGGCGACCTGCCCGCGGACGAGATCGTCGAAGCACTCGGCAACCGCCCGCTCCGTCATCTCAGCATCGCCATCAACGGGCGTCTGGACACACTCGACCTTCTGTCCTCCCTCGACTGCTCCCAGCTCCGCGGTCTGCTCGTCAGCAACTGCCCGCTCATCACACGCCTGGATGCGATAGGAGAACTGCGCAATCTCAGGTTGCTCACGCTCGGCAACGTACGGGACACCGACGGAACACTCGATCTGACGCCGCTCCACGGCTTGCCCGAAGCCCTCGCGATCATGGTCTCCGGCGTCCCGGCCAAGAGCCTCCTCGGCGCCGCCGCCCTGGGCGACCGCCTGACCGTCAAATGA
- the cseC gene encoding two-component system sensor histidine kinase CseC has translation MKGLALRTGVRWKIAVAIAAVGALIAVTLSLVVHNAARVSMLDNARDVQMWRLLFAQRVYETSKPKEPRFGTKINDPALPPQLDQLMRDKRRGTYVQEHREGPPDVWAAVPLANGDVLSLHVPFADRSATIMKDLDRALIIGSVSVVFGGCALGVLIGGQLSRRLRKAAAAAGRVAQGNTDVRVRDAIGGVVRDETDELARAVDALTDALNERIEAERRVTADIAHELRTPVTGLLTAAELLPPGRPSELVRDRAQAMRTLVEDVLEVARLDSASERAELQELALGEFVARRVRVLDPEAAVRVVHESWVNTDPRRLERILGNLLANAAKHGKGPVEVTVEGRVVRVRDHGPGFPEALLQDGPSRFRTGSSDRAGQGHGLGLTIAAGQARVLGARLTFRNAAPEGTPEGSGGAIAVLWLPEHAPTATGSFPVLRLAD, from the coding sequence GTGAAGGGGCTCGCCCTCCGTACGGGGGTCCGCTGGAAGATCGCCGTCGCCATCGCGGCGGTCGGCGCTCTCATCGCGGTCACGCTCAGCCTGGTCGTCCACAACGCGGCCCGCGTCTCGATGCTCGACAACGCGCGCGACGTGCAGATGTGGCGACTGCTCTTCGCCCAGCGCGTGTACGAGACCTCCAAGCCGAAGGAACCGCGCTTCGGCACCAAGATCAACGACCCGGCGCTGCCGCCCCAGCTCGACCAGCTGATGCGCGACAAGCGGCGCGGCACCTACGTGCAGGAGCACCGCGAGGGGCCGCCGGACGTGTGGGCGGCCGTGCCGCTCGCCAACGGCGACGTCCTCTCGCTGCACGTGCCCTTCGCCGACCGCAGCGCCACGATCATGAAGGACCTGGACCGGGCCCTGATCATCGGCTCGGTGTCGGTGGTCTTCGGCGGCTGCGCGCTCGGCGTCCTCATCGGCGGCCAGCTCTCCCGGCGGCTGCGCAAGGCGGCCGCGGCGGCCGGGCGGGTCGCCCAGGGCAACACCGACGTCCGGGTCCGGGACGCCATCGGCGGCGTCGTACGGGACGAGACCGACGAACTGGCCCGCGCCGTCGACGCCCTCACGGACGCCCTGAACGAGCGGATCGAGGCCGAGCGGCGGGTCACCGCGGACATCGCGCACGAGCTGCGCACCCCGGTCACCGGGCTGCTCACGGCGGCCGAGCTGCTGCCGCCCGGGCGGCCGAGCGAACTCGTGCGGGACCGGGCGCAGGCCATGCGGACCCTGGTCGAGGACGTCCTGGAGGTGGCCCGGCTGGACAGCGCGTCCGAGCGGGCCGAGCTCCAGGAGCTCGCGCTGGGCGAGTTCGTGGCGCGCCGGGTGCGGGTGCTCGACCCGGAGGCGGCGGTCCGGGTCGTCCACGAGTCGTGGGTGAACACCGATCCGCGCCGCCTGGAGCGCATCCTCGGCAACCTCCTCGCCAACGCCGCCAAGCACGGCAAGGGCCCGGTGGAGGTCACCGTCGAGGGCCGGGTGGTCCGGGTCAGGGACCACGGCCCCGGCTTCCCCGAGGCGCTCCTCCAGGACGGCCCGAGCCGCTTCCGTACGGGCAGCAGCGACCGCGCGGGCCAGGGCCACGGCCTGGGCCTGACCATCGCGGCCGGCCAGGCCCGGGTCCTCGGCGCCCGGCTGACCTTCCGCAACGCGGCCCCCGAGGGCACCCCGGAGGGCTCCGGCGGCGCCATCGCGGTGCTGTGGCTGCCGGAGCACGCCCCGACGGCCACGGGCAGCTTCCCCGTGCTGCGGCTGGCCGACTAG
- a CDS encoding M23 family metallopeptidase, translating into MSKRVMKPSIRIAAVATLATAGLGASLVAGAGSAFAAEGTAAVASPVSATSTAIANQAAVQAKAAAQVKAAAVKAQAKTVAAKKSAAWVKPVSAYTLSASYNQGGAMWAHKHSGQDFAVPVGTPVKAAAAGTVVKAGPNGGGDGPAYGNAIVVKHANGTYSQYAHLSKIQVNVGQSVAAGQRIALSGNTGNSSGPHLHFEIRTTPNYGSAVNPAAFLRSHGVSI; encoded by the coding sequence ATGTCGAAGCGCGTCATGAAGCCCAGCATCCGTATCGCCGCCGTCGCCACCCTCGCCACCGCCGGCCTGGGAGCGTCGCTGGTGGCCGGGGCCGGGTCCGCCTTCGCCGCCGAGGGCACGGCCGCCGTCGCGTCCCCCGTGAGCGCCACGTCCACCGCGATCGCGAACCAGGCCGCCGTCCAGGCCAAGGCCGCCGCCCAGGTGAAGGCCGCCGCCGTCAAGGCGCAGGCCAAGACCGTGGCCGCCAAGAAGTCCGCCGCCTGGGTCAAGCCCGTCAGCGCCTACACGCTGTCCGCCAGCTACAACCAGGGCGGCGCCATGTGGGCCCACAAGCACTCCGGCCAGGACTTCGCCGTCCCGGTCGGCACCCCGGTCAAGGCCGCCGCGGCCGGCACCGTCGTGAAGGCCGGCCCCAACGGTGGCGGCGACGGCCCGGCGTACGGCAACGCGATCGTCGTGAAGCACGCCAACGGCACGTACTCGCAGTACGCCCACCTCTCGAAGATCCAGGTGAACGTCGGCCAGTCGGTCGCCGCCGGTCAGCGGATCGCCCTCTCGGGCAACACCGGCAACAGCTCCGGCCCGCACCTGCACTTCGAGATCCGCACCACCCCGAACTACGGCTCCGCCGTGAACCCGGCCGCCTTCCTGCGGTCCCACGGCGTCTCCATCTGA
- a CDS encoding MDR family MFS transporter, with product MATQQTVRESAEGEARQPRSVRVVLLALMIAMLLAMLDNMIVGTAMPTIVGELGGLEHLSWVVTAYTLATAASTPIWGKLGDMFGRKGVFLTSIVIFLIGSALSGMAQDMGQLIGFRAVQGLGAGGLMVGVMAIIGDLIPPRERGKYQGMMAGVMALAMIGGPLVGGSITDHWGWRWSFYINLPLGVVALAMITTVLHLPKKQRADGTRIDFLGAGLLTLGITAIVLVTTWGGTEYAWGSATIVGLAVGGVLALAAFLFVETRASDPIMPLHIFRSRNFTLMSLIGFITGFVMFGAVLFLPLFQQSVQGASATNSGLLLLPMLLSMMVVSLVVGRVTTNSGKYKVFPIIGGALMVTGLYLLSTMDTDTTRFLSGVYMAVLGAGMGFLMQITMLVAQNSVEMKDMGVASSSTTLFRTLGSSFGVAIMGALFTNKVQDEMAARGGGAATAHSAQLDAASLARLPEAVREAYQHAVASGTHSAFLVGSAVAVLGFALAFFVKEVALRGTGPAAKPEAAGTAKDAAVAEAV from the coding sequence ATGGCGACGCAACAAACGGTTCGGGAATCGGCCGAGGGGGAGGCCCGGCAGCCGCGCAGCGTCCGTGTCGTCCTGCTCGCCCTCATGATCGCGATGCTGCTCGCGATGCTGGACAACATGATCGTCGGCACCGCGATGCCGACCATCGTCGGCGAGCTCGGCGGCCTGGAGCACCTCTCCTGGGTCGTCACCGCCTACACCCTGGCCACCGCCGCCTCCACCCCGATCTGGGGCAAGCTCGGCGACATGTTCGGCCGCAAGGGCGTCTTCCTCACCTCGATCGTGATCTTCCTGATCGGCTCCGCCCTCAGCGGCATGGCGCAGGACATGGGCCAGCTCATCGGCTTCCGCGCCGTCCAGGGCCTGGGCGCCGGCGGTCTGATGGTCGGCGTGATGGCGATCATCGGCGATCTGATCCCGCCCCGTGAGCGCGGCAAGTACCAGGGCATGATGGCCGGCGTGATGGCCCTCGCCATGATCGGCGGACCGCTGGTCGGCGGCTCCATCACCGACCACTGGGGCTGGCGCTGGTCCTTCTACATCAACCTGCCGCTCGGCGTCGTGGCCCTCGCCATGATCACCACCGTGCTGCACCTGCCGAAGAAGCAGCGTGCCGACGGCACCCGGATCGACTTCCTCGGCGCCGGCCTGCTGACCCTCGGCATCACCGCGATCGTGCTGGTCACCACCTGGGGCGGCACGGAGTACGCCTGGGGCTCGGCCACCATCGTCGGCCTCGCGGTCGGCGGCGTCCTGGCCCTGGCGGCCTTCCTCTTCGTCGAGACCCGCGCGAGCGACCCGATCATGCCGCTGCACATCTTCCGCAGCCGCAACTTCACCCTGATGTCCCTGATCGGCTTCATCACCGGCTTCGTGATGTTCGGCGCGGTGCTCTTCCTGCCGCTGTTCCAGCAGTCCGTCCAGGGCGCCTCGGCCACCAACTCGGGCCTGCTGCTCCTGCCGATGCTGCTGTCGATGATGGTCGTCTCGCTGGTCGTCGGCCGCGTCACCACCAACAGCGGCAAGTACAAGGTCTTCCCGATCATCGGCGGCGCGCTCATGGTCACCGGCCTGTACCTGCTCTCCACCATGGACACCGACACCACCCGCTTCCTCTCCGGTGTCTACATGGCGGTCCTCGGCGCCGGTATGGGCTTCCTGATGCAGATCACGATGCTCGTCGCGCAGAACAGCGTCGAGATGAAGGACATGGGCGTCGCCTCCTCCTCGACCACGCTCTTCCGCACCCTCGGCTCCTCCTTCGGCGTCGCGATCATGGGCGCCCTGTTCACCAACAAGGTCCAGGACGAGATGGCGGCCCGCGGCGGCGGCGCCGCGACCGCGCACTCGGCCCAGCTCGACGCCGCCAGCCTCGCCCGGCTCCCCGAGGCGGTGCGCGAGGCGTACCAGCACGCCGTCGCCTCCGGCACCCACTCCGCCTTCCTGGTCGGCTCGGCCGTCGCCGTCCTCGGCTTCGCCCTCGCCTTCTTCGTCAAGGAGGTGGCGCTCCGCGGGACCGGACCGGCCGCCAAGCCGGAAGCCGCCGGGACGGCGAAGGACGCCGCGGTCGCCGAGGCCGTCTGA
- a CDS encoding TetR/AcrR family transcriptional regulator: MAQARGNTRQRIQDVALELFAEQGYEKTSLREIAERLDVTKAALYYHFKTKEDILIGIFEDLTRPMDELIAWGHDQPRTLETKQEILRRYQEALLAAAPLFRFMQENQATVRELSIGLTFKERMIAVIGLIQEPEFSMTDKVRSVSAIFTMHAGTFFMENIEGDAEEKHEAVLEVALDLIGQAHQGA; this comes from the coding sequence ATGGCCCAGGCCCGAGGCAACACCCGCCAGCGCATCCAGGACGTGGCCCTCGAACTCTTCGCCGAGCAGGGGTACGAGAAGACCTCACTGCGCGAGATCGCGGAACGCCTCGACGTCACCAAGGCCGCGCTCTACTACCACTTCAAGACCAAGGAAGACATCCTGATCGGCATCTTCGAGGACCTCACCCGTCCCATGGACGAGCTGATCGCCTGGGGCCACGACCAGCCCCGCACCCTGGAGACCAAGCAGGAGATCCTGCGCCGCTACCAGGAGGCACTGCTCGCCGCGGCCCCCCTCTTCCGCTTCATGCAGGAGAACCAGGCCACCGTGCGCGAGCTGAGCATCGGCCTCACGTTCAAGGAGCGCATGATCGCGGTGATCGGGCTGATCCAGGAGCCGGAGTTCTCCATGACGGACAAGGTCCGCTCGGTCAGCGCGATCTTCACGATGCACGCCGGCACGTTCTTCATGGAGAACATCGAGGGCGACGCCGAGGAGAAGCACGAAGCCGTCCTCGAGGTCGCCCTCGATCTGATCGGTCAGGCCCACCAGGGGGCCTGA
- a CDS encoding ATP-dependent Clp protease ATP-binding subunit: MFERFTDRARRVVVLAQEEARMLNHNYIGTEHILLGLIHEGEGVAAKALESLGISLEAVRQQVEEIIGQGQQAPSGHIPFTPRAKKVLELSLREALQLGHNYIGTEHILLGLIREGEGVAAQVLVKLGADLNRVRQQVIQLLSGYQGKEAATAGGPAEGTPSTSLVLDQFGRNLTQAARESKLDPVIGREKEIERVMQVLSRRTKNNPVLIGEPGVGKTAVVEGLAQAIVKGEVPETLKDKHLYTLDLGALVAGSRYRGDFEERLKKVLKEIRTRGDIILFIDELHTLVGAGAAEGAIDAASILKPMLARGELQTIGATTLDEYRKYLEKDAALERRFQPIQVAEPSLPHTIEILKGLRDRYEAHHRVSITDEALVQAATLADRYISDRFLPDKAIDLIDEAGSRMRIRRMTAPPDLREFDEKIASVRRDKESAIDSQDFEKAASLRDKEKQLLAAKTKREKEWKAGDMDVVAEVDGELIAEVLATATGIPVFKLTEEESSRLLRMEDELHKRVIGQKDAVIGLSRAIRRTRAGLKDPKRPGGSFIFAGPSGVGKTELSKALAEFLFGDEDAMISLDMSEFSEKHTVSRLFGSPPGYVGYEEGGQLTEKVRRKPFSVVLFDEVEKAHPDIFNSLLQILEDGRLTDSQGRVVDFKNTVIIMTTNLGTRDISKGFNLGFAAQGDTKSNYERMKAKVSDELKQHFRPEFLNRVDDIIVFPQLTQDDILQIVDLMIGRVDERLKDRDMGIELSQSAKELLAKKGYDPVLGARPLRRTIQREIEDTLSEKILFGDLRPGHIVVVDTEGEGEERTFTFRGEEKSALPDVPPIEAAGGAGPNLSKEA; this comes from the coding sequence ATGTTCGAGAGGTTCACCGACCGCGCGCGGCGGGTTGTCGTCCTGGCTCAGGAAGAAGCCCGGATGCTCAACCACAACTACATCGGCACCGAGCACATCCTCCTGGGCCTTATCCACGAGGGTGAGGGTGTCGCCGCTAAGGCCCTGGAGAGCCTCGGGATTTCGCTCGAGGCGGTCCGCCAGCAGGTGGAGGAGATCATCGGTCAGGGCCAGCAGGCCCCGTCCGGCCACATCCCCTTCACCCCTCGTGCCAAGAAGGTCCTGGAGCTGTCGCTCCGGGAGGCCCTCCAGCTCGGCCACAACTACATCGGCACCGAGCACATCCTGCTCGGCCTGATCCGCGAGGGCGAGGGCGTCGCCGCCCAGGTCCTCGTGAAGCTGGGCGCCGATCTCAACCGGGTGCGGCAGCAGGTCATCCAGCTGCTCTCCGGCTACCAGGGCAAGGAAGCCGCCACCGCCGGCGGTCCTGCCGAGGGCACGCCCTCGACGTCCCTGGTCCTCGACCAGTTCGGCCGCAACCTCACCCAGGCGGCCCGCGAGTCCAAGCTCGACCCGGTCATCGGGCGCGAGAAGGAGATCGAGCGGGTCATGCAGGTGCTGTCCCGCCGCACCAAGAACAACCCGGTCCTCATCGGCGAGCCCGGCGTCGGCAAGACCGCCGTCGTCGAGGGCCTGGCGCAGGCCATCGTCAAGGGCGAGGTGCCCGAGACCCTCAAGGACAAGCACCTCTACACCCTGGACCTCGGCGCGCTGGTCGCCGGCTCCCGCTACCGCGGTGACTTCGAGGAGCGCCTGAAGAAGGTCCTCAAGGAGATCCGCACCCGCGGCGACATCATCCTGTTCATCGACGAGCTCCACACCCTGGTGGGTGCGGGCGCCGCCGAGGGCGCGATCGACGCCGCCAGCATCCTCAAGCCGATGCTGGCCCGCGGTGAGCTCCAGACCATCGGTGCCACCACGCTCGACGAGTACCGCAAGTACCTGGAGAAGGACGCCGCCCTCGAGCGCCGCTTCCAGCCCATCCAGGTCGCGGAGCCGTCGCTGCCGCACACGATCGAGATCCTCAAGGGTCTGCGCGACCGGTACGAGGCCCACCACCGCGTCTCCATCACGGACGAGGCGCTGGTCCAGGCCGCGACCCTGGCCGACCGCTACATCTCGGACCGCTTCCTCCCGGACAAGGCGATCGACCTGATCGACGAGGCCGGCTCCCGGATGCGCATCCGCCGGATGACCGCGCCGCCGGACCTCCGCGAGTTCGACGAGAAGATCGCCTCCGTCCGCCGGGACAAGGAGTCCGCGATCGACTCGCAGGACTTCGAGAAGGCCGCCTCCCTGCGCGACAAGGAGAAGCAGCTCCTCGCCGCGAAGACCAAGCGGGAGAAGGAGTGGAAGGCCGGCGACATGGACGTCGTCGCCGAGGTCGACGGCGAGCTGATCGCCGAGGTCCTCGCGACCGCCACCGGCATCCCGGTCTTCAAGCTGACCGAGGAGGAGTCGAGCCGCCTGCTGCGCATGGAGGACGAGCTCCACAAGCGCGTCATCGGCCAGAAGGACGCCGTCATCGGCCTCTCGCGGGCCATCCGCCGTACGCGGGCCGGTCTGAAGGACCCGAAGCGCCCCGGTGGCTCGTTCATCTTCGCCGGTCCGTCCGGTGTCGGTAAGACCGAGCTGTCCAAGGCGCTCGCCGAATTCCTCTTCGGCGACGAGGACGCGATGATCTCCCTCGACATGTCGGAGTTCAGCGAGAAGCACACGGTTTCCCGGCTCTTCGGTTCTCCGCCCGGATACGTCGGCTACGAAGAGGGCGGCCAGCTCACCGAGAAGGTGCGCCGCAAGCCGTTCTCCGTGGTCCTCTTCGACGAGGTCGAGAAGGCCCACCCCGATATCTTCAATTCCCTTCTCCAGATCCTGGAGGACGGTCGCCTGACCGACTCCCAGGGCCGGGTCGTGGACTTCAAGAACACGGTCATCATCATGACGACCAACCTCGGGACCAGGGACATCTCGAAGGGCTTCAACCTGGGCTTCGCCGCCCAGGGCGACACGAAGTCCAACTACGAGCGGATGAAGGCGAAGGTCAGCGACGAGCTGAAGCAGCACTTCCGCCCGGAGTTCCTCAACCGTGTGGACGACATCATCGTCTTCCCGCAGCTGACCCAGGACGACATCCTCCAGATCGTCGACCTGATGATCGGCCGCGTGGACGAGCGCCTGAAGGACCGGGACATGGGCATCGAGCTCTCCCAGTCCGCGAAGGAGCTGCTCGCCAAGAAGGGCTACGACCCGGTGCTCGGCGCCCGTCCGCTCCGCCGGACGATCCAGCGCGAGATCGAGGACACGCTGTCGGAGAAGATCCTCTTCGGCGACCTGCGCCCCGGTCACATCGTGGTCGTGGACACGGAGGGCGAGGGCGAGGAGCGCACCTTCACCTTCCGCGGCGAGGAGAAGTCGGCCCTGCCGGACGTCCCTCCGATCGAGGCGGCGGGCGGGGCGGGTCCGAACCTGTCCAAGGAAGCGTGA
- a CDS encoding trypco2 family protein produces MTQDISTIELADAIAAVRDQLVDAAARATGQPVGFEVGDIQMEFTIELRKELKGGTKVKAWVVEAGADASRTRGETHRVSFTLKPRNTATGGAWLVGNEEEADLSGFGRAGDQGDGAEGR; encoded by the coding sequence ATGACCCAGGACATCTCCACGATCGAACTCGCCGACGCGATCGCCGCCGTGCGCGACCAGCTCGTCGACGCCGCCGCCCGCGCCACCGGACAGCCCGTCGGCTTCGAGGTCGGCGACATCCAGATGGAGTTCACGATCGAACTCCGCAAGGAGCTCAAGGGCGGCACCAAGGTCAAGGCCTGGGTCGTCGAAGCCGGAGCCGACGCCTCCCGCACCCGCGGCGAGACCCACCGCGTCTCCTTCACCCTGAAGCCGCGGAACACGGCGACCGGCGGGGCGTGGCTGGTGGGGAACGAGGAGGAGGCGGACCTGTCCGGGTTCGGGCGGGCCGGGGACCAGGGCGACGGGGCTGAGGGACGGTGA
- the cseB gene encoding two-component system response regulator CseB: MAETHVLFVEDDDVIREATQLALERDGFTVTAMPDGLSGLEAFRADRPDIALLDVMLPGMDGVSLCRRIRDESTVPVIMLSARADSIDVVLGLEAGADDYVTKPFDGSVLMARIRAVLRRFGHAGGPGAGDGGREEPAEGGLLAFGDLEVDTEGMEVRKGGVTVALTPTEMRLLLEFSTAPGTVLSRDKLLERVWDYGWGGDTRVVDVHVQRLRTKIGQDRIETVRGFGYKLKG, translated from the coding sequence ATGGCCGAGACCCATGTCCTGTTCGTCGAGGACGACGACGTCATCCGTGAGGCCACCCAGCTCGCGCTGGAGCGGGACGGCTTCACGGTGACCGCCATGCCCGACGGGCTGTCCGGACTGGAGGCCTTCCGCGCCGACCGCCCCGACATCGCGCTCCTGGACGTGATGCTGCCGGGCATGGACGGCGTCAGCCTGTGCCGGCGGATCCGGGACGAGTCGACCGTGCCGGTGATCATGCTCTCGGCGCGGGCCGACTCCATCGACGTCGTCCTCGGCCTGGAGGCCGGGGCCGACGACTACGTCACCAAGCCCTTCGACGGCTCCGTGCTGATGGCCCGGATCCGGGCGGTGCTGCGCCGCTTCGGCCACGCCGGCGGCCCGGGCGCCGGGGACGGCGGCCGTGAGGAGCCCGCCGAGGGCGGCCTGCTCGCCTTCGGCGACCTGGAGGTCGACACCGAGGGCATGGAGGTGCGCAAGGGCGGGGTGACGGTCGCGCTCACCCCGACCGAGATGCGGCTGCTCCTGGAGTTCTCCACGGCGCCCGGCACGGTGCTGTCCCGCGACAAGCTCCTGGAGCGGGTCTGGGACTACGGCTGGGGCGGCGACACCCGCGTGGTGGACGTCCATGTGCAGCGGCTGCGCACGAAGATCGGCCAGGACCGGATCGAGACGGTCCGCGGTTTCGGATACAAGCTCAAGGGGTGA